A window from Prochlorococcus marinus CUG1435 encodes these proteins:
- the galE gene encoding UDP-glucose 4-epimerase GalE, which produces MQKKILVTGGCGYIGSHTCIELIKQGFQITILDSLINSNKFSIDRIREVIKKDSPKLEVNIELSVGDIRDYSYVDELFSSKGPFLGVIHFCGLKSVSQSMEKPIEYWDVNVLGTINLVKVMKKYRCHTIVFSSSATVYGLPTSIPIKENFEVKPISTYGITKSIVEKILFDLHQECEDQFRIAILRYFNPIGAHDTGLIGEYVISQPNNIFPLLNQVALGIRPIFEIYGKDWPTKDGTCIRDYIHIMDLAKGHILALDYLLTNNPGFITINLGNGEGVSVLDLIRTFEKVNNVELPFKYVKRRIGDVPVLVADNQLAIKILKWKPIKKLDDMCLDEWRWQLKKSNIETN; this is translated from the coding sequence TTGCAAAAAAAAATATTAGTTACAGGAGGCTGCGGTTATATTGGTAGTCATACATGCATTGAATTAATAAAACAAGGATTTCAAATTACTATTTTAGATTCTTTGATAAATAGCAATAAGTTTTCAATAGATAGAATTAGAGAAGTTATAAAAAAAGATTCACCAAAACTTGAAGTAAATATTGAATTATCTGTTGGCGATATTAGAGACTACTCTTATGTTGACGAATTATTTTCATCAAAAGGACCATTTCTGGGTGTTATTCATTTTTGTGGACTCAAATCTGTTAGTCAATCTATGGAAAAACCAATTGAATATTGGGATGTAAATGTCTTGGGTACAATCAATTTAGTAAAAGTTATGAAAAAATATAGATGTCATACAATTGTTTTTAGTAGCAGCGCTACAGTTTATGGACTGCCGACTAGCATCCCAATAAAAGAAAATTTTGAAGTTAAGCCTATAAGTACTTATGGGATAACTAAATCTATAGTTGAAAAAATACTATTTGATTTGCATCAAGAATGTGAAGATCAATTTAGGATAGCAATTTTAAGATATTTTAATCCCATAGGGGCTCATGATACTGGTTTAATTGGAGAATATGTAATTAGCCAGCCAAATAATATATTCCCATTATTAAATCAGGTTGCTTTAGGTATTAGGCCAATATTTGAAATATACGGCAAAGATTGGCCAACAAAAGATGGAACTTGTATTAGGGATTATATTCATATTATGGATTTAGCGAAAGGCCATATTTTGGCCTTAGATTATTTATTAACAAATAATCCTGGATTTATTACTATTAATTTGGGGAATGGAGAAGGTGTAAGTGTCCTTGATTTAATTAGAACCTTTGAGAAAGTAAATAATGTAGAATTACCCTTTAAGTATGTGAAAAGGAGAATTGGTGATGTGCCAGTGCTAGTAGCTGATAATCAATTGGCAATTAAGATACTTAAATGGAAACCAATAAAGAAACTAGATGATATGTGTTTGGATGAATGGAGGTGGCAACTAAAAAAATCGAATATAGAAACTAATTAA
- a CDS encoding acyltransferase, translated as MSQKLNQNLYRREIDGIRGFAVIAVIINHFNKDFLPSGFLGVDIFFVISGFVISLSLSKRTYKNFKDFALNFYLRRICRILPTLIIFVFITGLIITFIDQTPITSLRTGIASLFGLGNIYLFSDSTNYFSESANLNPFLHTWSLGVEEQFYFVFPFLFWLIISQKKKFKKLFPKFLITFLTFVSFFVFIITYFKNYNAVYYLMPFRFWEIASGSLIFIFFKNNYNFSGLIFKVSNYLIPAFLVLILFLPENQFLFGSFAAVFLTSILIICLNKKNSFLFKIFDNKILRYLGKISYSLYIWHWPVISISKFTIGVTWWTIPIQISIIFLISIFNFRYIENKLRDKANSYEIKKISLLTLIALFGGFLSTLFLNFEKIHNRFYLGDKKDNYDFINQNHKIEKILSHSKCHISKDRKLNNIENLFYNCRKIPESGKYKKTIAFIGDSHTGALINSEKKIFDLNNRVIHFSATGCPFPRTNFGNSSAKCDFFLENTEKLILKELKFGDSIVITNYQLSYLSDISSNDVSNIFLNKNSAVELSMNKKRELYSNAIKRFSKEASKKGINIIFIGATPRYPLYEISKKEWFRPYVNERLFKKEKKLGQELNLFFKTEFQEINNLTFVDPFLEMSECCKNLEDYRKYFQDKDHYSIQGAHKLINIIIKKLNY; from the coding sequence ATGTCACAAAAATTAAATCAAAACTTATATCGTAGAGAGATTGATGGCATAAGAGGTTTTGCAGTTATAGCAGTAATTATAAATCACTTTAATAAAGATTTTTTACCAAGTGGTTTTTTAGGAGTTGACATATTCTTTGTTATATCAGGTTTTGTTATCTCTTTATCTTTATCAAAAAGAACATATAAAAACTTTAAAGATTTTGCTCTTAATTTTTATTTAAGAAGAATTTGCAGGATTCTTCCTACCTTAATTATTTTTGTATTTATAACTGGTTTAATTATCACTTTTATTGATCAAACACCAATTACTTCATTAAGGACTGGAATTGCATCATTATTCGGATTAGGAAACATTTACCTATTTAGTGATTCGACAAATTATTTTAGTGAATCTGCAAACTTAAATCCTTTCCTACATACTTGGTCACTGGGGGTTGAGGAGCAGTTTTATTTTGTTTTTCCCTTTCTTTTTTGGCTAATTATTTCTCAAAAAAAGAAATTTAAAAAATTATTTCCAAAATTTTTAATAACCTTTTTAACCTTTGTTTCATTTTTTGTTTTTATAATTACTTATTTTAAAAATTATAATGCAGTTTACTATTTAATGCCTTTTAGGTTTTGGGAAATAGCCTCAGGTTCCCTAATTTTTATTTTTTTTAAAAATAACTATAATTTTTCAGGGCTAATTTTTAAAGTTTCTAACTATCTTATCCCAGCTTTCTTAGTTTTAATACTTTTTTTACCTGAGAATCAATTTCTTTTTGGTTCATTTGCAGCAGTTTTTCTAACCTCAATACTAATAATTTGCTTAAACAAAAAAAATTCCTTTCTTTTCAAAATATTTGATAATAAAATTTTAAGATACCTTGGTAAGATCTCTTATTCTCTTTATATTTGGCATTGGCCTGTAATCTCCATTAGCAAATTTACAATTGGAGTTACATGGTGGACTATACCCATACAAATATCAATAATTTTTCTAATTTCTATTTTTAATTTTCGCTATATTGAAAATAAATTAAGAGATAAAGCTAATTCATACGAAATAAAAAAAATATCTTTATTAACATTAATTGCATTATTTGGTGGATTTTTAAGCACTTTATTTTTAAATTTTGAAAAAATTCATAATAGATTTTATCTAGGTGATAAAAAAGATAATTATGATTTTATTAATCAAAATCATAAGATTGAAAAGATTCTAAGTCATTCAAAATGTCATATTTCTAAAGATCGTAAATTGAATAATATTGAAAATTTATTTTATAATTGTAGAAAAATCCCAGAATCAGGTAAATATAAAAAAACTATCGCCTTTATAGGCGATAGTCATACAGGTGCATTAATTAATTCTGAGAAAAAAATTTTTGATCTAAATAATAGGGTAATTCATTTCTCAGCAACTGGTTGTCCTTTCCCTAGGACAAATTTTGGGAATTCATCTGCAAAGTGTGATTTTTTTCTTGAAAATACTGAAAAATTAATTCTTAAAGAATTAAAATTCGGGGACTCTATAGTAATTACTAATTACCAACTTAGTTATTTAAGTGATATCAGTTCCAATGATGTATCTAATATTTTTTTGAATAAAAACTCTGCAGTTGAGTTATCGATGAATAAAAAAAGAGAATTATATTCGAATGCAATTAAGAGATTTTCAAAAGAAGCTTCGAAAAAAGGAATTAATATTATATTCATTGGTGCAACCCCTAGGTATCCTTTATATGAAATTTCAAAAAAAGAATGGTTTAGACCCTACGTAAATGAGAGACTATTTAAAAAAGAGAAAAAGCTTGGACAGGAATTAAACTTATTCTTTAAAACTGAATTTCAAGAAATAAATAATTTAACTTTTGTAGATCCGTTTTTGGAGATGTCAGAGTGCTGCAAAAATTTAGAAGATTATAGAAAATATTTTCAAGATAAAGACCACTATTCAATACAAGGAGCTCATAAATTAATAAATATAATTATTAAAAAGTTAAACTACTAA
- a CDS encoding N-acetyltransferase — MSIIDSNPFVHPTAIVDKGAYIGNFTKIWHWTHISSEAKIGENCTLGQNVFIGNKVTIGNNVKVQNNVSIYDMVSIEDDVFCGPSVVFTNVYNPRSKINRKNEYQKTLIKKGASIGANATIICGNTIGSFAFIGAGAVVNKDVKPYSLLVGVPAKQIGWISSYGERIKLPLIGEGEWECKKTGEVYILEFNQIKLKT, encoded by the coding sequence ATGTCAATAATAGATTCCAATCCATTTGTTCATCCAACAGCCATAGTTGATAAGGGAGCATATATTGGTAATTTTACAAAAATATGGCATTGGACTCACATTTCATCTGAAGCTAAAATAGGGGAAAATTGTACTCTCGGTCAAAATGTATTTATTGGCAATAAAGTAACTATAGGAAATAATGTTAAGGTACAAAACAATGTTTCAATATATGATATGGTTTCGATTGAAGATGATGTTTTTTGTGGGCCAAGTGTAGTTTTCACAAACGTATATAATCCAAGATCTAAGATAAATAGAAAAAATGAGTATCAAAAAACATTAATTAAAAAAGGAGCTTCAATTGGAGCAAATGCCACAATAATTTGCGGAAATACAATAGGCTCTTTTGCTTTTATTGGTGCCGGGGCGGTAGTAAATAAAGATGTAAAACCATACTCTTTATTGGTAGGAGTTCCAGCCAAGCAAATTGGCTGGATCAGTTCATACGGGGAAAGAATTAAACTTCCTTTGATTGGAGAAGGTGAATGGGAATGTAAAAAAACGGGTGAAGTTTATATTTTAGAATTTAACCAAATAAAACTTAAAACTTGA
- the wecB gene encoding UDP-N-acetylglucosamine 2-epimerase (non-hydrolyzing), producing the protein MLKIKTVIGARPQFIKAAVLSKSFAKIDANQSTLNHEIIHTGQHFDNKMSSIFFKELNIPEPKFNLNINCGTHGSNTGRMLEKIEEILIDDYPDMVVVFGDTDSTLAGALAASKLKIKVAHIEAGLRSFNRYQPEEQNRVLTDHLSYICFAPSDDSVLNLINEGISKNNIFRTGDILADAIRLFNTSDKETKELLKKYGIKEKNFILCTIHRPENTEEKVYLSNIFKQLQASSLPVIMPLHPRTKHCIEKFNLENLLTGLNVIEPIGYLEIISLQKKASLIITDSGGIQKEAYLQGTPCITVRKETEWIELVQKGYNILADPEKNDAILNSIDKQLQKKIDNFNNPLYGDGHASDQIVREIINSC; encoded by the coding sequence ATGTTGAAAATTAAAACTGTTATTGGAGCAAGACCACAATTTATTAAAGCAGCTGTTTTATCAAAATCTTTTGCCAAGATTGATGCAAATCAAAGCACTCTTAATCATGAAATTATTCATACTGGGCAGCACTTTGATAATAAAATGTCATCTATTTTTTTTAAAGAATTAAATATCCCAGAACCAAAATTTAATTTGAACATTAATTGTGGTACTCATGGATCTAACACAGGAAGAATGTTGGAAAAGATTGAGGAAATACTCATAGATGATTATCCCGATATGGTAGTAGTTTTTGGAGATACTGATTCAACTTTGGCAGGTGCATTAGCGGCCAGCAAACTCAAAATTAAAGTTGCTCATATTGAGGCTGGTCTAAGATCATTTAATAGATATCAACCTGAAGAACAAAATAGAGTTTTAACCGATCATCTATCTTATATTTGCTTTGCCCCCAGTGATGACTCAGTATTAAATCTTATTAATGAAGGAATTTCCAAAAACAACATTTTTCGAACAGGTGATATCTTAGCTGATGCAATTAGATTATTTAATACTTCAGATAAAGAAACTAAAGAATTATTAAAGAAATATGGTATTAAAGAGAAGAATTTTATCTTATGTACAATCCATAGACCTGAAAATACTGAAGAAAAAGTTTACCTCTCAAACATATTCAAACAATTACAAGCATCATCATTACCGGTAATTATGCCGCTCCATCCAAGAACTAAACATTGCATTGAAAAATTCAATTTAGAAAATTTGCTAACTGGTTTAAATGTAATTGAACCAATAGGTTACCTAGAAATTATTTCCCTTCAAAAAAAAGCATCGTTAATAATAACAGACTCCGGCGGCATTCAAAAAGAAGCATATCTGCAAGGAACTCCTTGTATAACTGTAAGAAAGGAAACAGAATGGATCGAATTGGTTCAAAAAGGTTATAACATTCTTGCCGACCCAGAAAAAAATGATGCAATATTAAATTCCATTGATAAACAATTACAAAAAAAAATAGATAATTTTAATAATCCCTTATATGGTGATGGACATGCATCAGACCAAATAGTTAGAGAAATAATCAATTCATGTTAA